In Persicimonas caeni, a single window of DNA contains:
- a CDS encoding glycosyltransferase family 4 protein: protein MPSKSPLGVSNHPELVLIEPNIARLNGHEVEYLVALHKAARHRGVELSAWVNSDIDHQARTVLEEAGVRLQAVLPAFARPNLGLRLLRWLDEGLRLFRSLQTASGTGAGGDPQRVFCMLGGRPEYLLAASVHYLLAHRSNPMVMLFFTWNDEPIRTSRLPMRPLFEATIAASRRARAGRALHLAGQTAVVADQLEGVLDGPVHSLPMVIDWESFPQQSSSSSRPTVGYTGALSPRRGASQLSGALERLDADVHWVFNVTLRPGESGSLGQHVLERLRAHPGTDVRVGPFSRAQYKANLAGMDILALPYEPAIFAHKTSGIFAEAVGLQKVMVVPAETWMARIVQEHQIGVVYDDYSPSGLARGLRRAIDNHAQYQTRLADFSPTWRRQNCAAAFIDQLLALTRSRT, encoded by the coding sequence ATGCCTTCGAAAAGCCCGCTTGGTGTCTCCAACCACCCTGAACTCGTCCTGATCGAGCCCAATATCGCCCGGCTCAACGGCCACGAGGTCGAGTATTTGGTCGCGCTGCACAAGGCCGCGCGTCATCGCGGCGTCGAATTGAGCGCTTGGGTTAACTCCGATATCGATCACCAGGCTCGCACAGTACTCGAAGAGGCCGGTGTTCGCCTGCAGGCAGTGCTTCCGGCGTTCGCCCGCCCCAACCTGGGCCTGCGCTTGCTGCGCTGGCTCGATGAAGGCTTGCGCCTATTTCGTTCCCTGCAGACGGCGAGCGGCACTGGAGCCGGAGGCGACCCTCAACGAGTCTTTTGCATGCTCGGTGGACGCCCCGAGTATTTGCTCGCGGCCAGTGTGCACTATCTCCTGGCGCACCGTTCGAATCCGATGGTGATGCTCTTCTTCACCTGGAACGACGAGCCGATTCGCACCAGCAGGCTGCCGATGCGACCGCTCTTCGAGGCCACCATCGCCGCAAGCCGTCGGGCCCGAGCCGGGCGCGCGCTGCATCTGGCGGGCCAAACTGCGGTGGTCGCTGACCAGCTCGAAGGCGTCCTCGACGGCCCGGTGCACTCGCTTCCGATGGTCATCGATTGGGAGTCGTTCCCACAGCAATCATCCTCGTCGAGTCGGCCCACCGTCGGCTATACCGGCGCGCTGTCGCCTCGACGTGGCGCCTCCCAGCTCAGCGGGGCGCTCGAACGGCTCGATGCGGACGTGCACTGGGTTTTCAACGTTACGCTGCGGCCAGGAGAATCGGGCTCTCTGGGGCAGCATGTGTTGGAACGACTTCGTGCACATCCCGGCACCGACGTGCGCGTCGGCCCCTTTTCGAGGGCTCAGTACAAGGCAAATCTCGCAGGGATGGATATCTTGGCGCTGCCCTACGAACCGGCGATCTTCGCCCATAAGACATCGGGGATCTTCGCCGAAGCGGTCGGGCTGCAGAAGGTCATGGTTGTGCCGGCTGAAACTTGGATGGCTCGCATTGTCCAAGAGCACCAGATCGGGGTGGTCTATGATGACTACAGCCCGAGTGGGCTGGCGCGTGGGCTGCGCCGAGCCATCGACAATCATGCACAGTACCAGACGCGCCTCGCGGACTTCAGCCCCACCTGGCGCCGCCAGAACTGTGCTGCGGCGTTCATCGACCAACTGCTCGCCCTAACACGAAGTCGAACCTGA
- a CDS encoding ABC transporter ATP-binding protein, with amino-acid sequence MNDVAISVDQLSKRYRIGTRDEQQDTLIGALNSWLKAPLKNFRRIRRLSRFDGPQADDLIWALREVSFEVARGEVLGVIGRNGAGKSTLLKVLSRITEPSSGRAVLNGRVASLLEVGTGFHSELTGRDNIFLNGTILGMSKAEISEKFDEIVAFSGVGKFIDTPVKRYSSGMRVRLAFSVAAHLEPEILLIDEVLAVGDIAFQKKCLGKMEEVASQGRTILFVSHDMGAVSDLCDRTVLLDEGELVCAGPTDEVISHYFATVDQQMNSDGSRCWSDLGTAPGGEQLRLCQIALRDSTGRRTSTMSVQDPITIEFVYRVLEEVRGMRFVMKMRRATGELVLASTDHLQRTETLSPGVYRGACQIPGKLLNRGRYYITLHAGIPGQKVLLQGQEWVGFTAEGQTAHGSRYPEKWPGVVAPELEWQVDEPLVDSREQLAAVAGIE; translated from the coding sequence ATGAACGATGTAGCCATCAGCGTAGACCAGCTAAGCAAACGTTATCGCATCGGTACGCGGGATGAGCAGCAAGATACCCTCATCGGGGCGTTGAATTCTTGGCTGAAAGCGCCGTTGAAGAACTTTCGTCGCATTCGACGGCTGTCGCGATTCGACGGGCCGCAGGCGGACGACCTGATCTGGGCACTTCGGGAAGTTTCCTTCGAGGTGGCGCGTGGAGAGGTGCTCGGCGTCATCGGCCGCAACGGAGCCGGTAAGAGCACATTGCTCAAGGTACTGTCTCGCATCACTGAACCGAGCAGCGGACGAGCTGTGCTCAACGGGCGCGTCGCCAGCTTGCTCGAGGTTGGCACCGGGTTTCATTCCGAGTTGACTGGCCGCGACAATATCTTCCTTAACGGCACGATACTCGGTATGAGTAAGGCTGAGATCAGCGAGAAGTTCGACGAGATCGTCGCGTTTTCGGGAGTCGGCAAATTTATCGACACCCCCGTCAAGCGATACTCTTCCGGGATGCGCGTACGGCTAGCCTTCTCAGTCGCCGCACACCTCGAGCCCGAGATCTTGCTTATCGACGAGGTGCTGGCCGTTGGTGACATCGCGTTCCAAAAAAAGTGTTTGGGCAAGATGGAGGAGGTCGCCAGTCAGGGGCGTACCATTCTCTTTGTCAGTCACGACATGGGAGCAGTGAGTGACCTATGCGATCGGACCGTGTTGTTAGACGAGGGGGAGTTGGTTTGCGCAGGGCCGACCGATGAAGTGATCAGCCATTACTTTGCAACTGTTGACCAACAGATGAATTCGGATGGCAGTCGCTGTTGGAGCGACCTCGGGACGGCTCCGGGAGGAGAGCAGTTGCGATTATGTCAGATCGCACTTCGAGATAGCACGGGTAGGCGCACGTCGACCATGTCGGTTCAGGACCCCATCACCATCGAGTTCGTCTACCGGGTCCTCGAAGAAGTGCGCGGCATGCGTTTTGTGATGAAAATGCGCCGAGCTACGGGAGAGCTGGTGTTGGCCTCGACCGATCATCTCCAGCGTACCGAGACCTTGTCGCCCGGAGTTTATCGTGGCGCCTGTCAGATTCCAGGCAAGCTGCTTAATCGAGGCCGGTATTACATCACATTACATGCCGGTATTCCGGGCCAAAAAGTGCTACTGCAAGGTCAAGAGTGGGTCGGCTTTACCGCTGAAGGCCAAACCGCCCATGGCTCCAGGTATCCAGAAAAGTGGCCCGGAGTGGTGGCCCCCGAACTCGAATGGCAAGTCGACGAGCCACTCGTCGACTCCCGTGAGCAGCTGGCGGCCGTCGCTGGTATAGAGTGA
- a CDS encoding ABC transporter permease, with amino-acid sequence MDRPSTKQLSDEPRGHHEQMPVQTVIEARSGWRLIDWRELVRYKDLLTFLVLRDVRVIYKQTVLGIGWAIIRPLFSMIVFSVVFGKMAKVPSDGIPYPIFSYAALVPWTYFATAMTASTESLVKDRRMITKVYFPRLVVPLAPVLAKLMDFAIAFLLLIALMLGYGYAPTWKILFLPILVVMMVATATGAGLWLSALAIQYRDVKYVAQFLVQLLMYAAPVVWPASLVPDQYRLLYGLYPMAGVIEGMRASLLGTGAMPWELIGMGAISTTVIVISGAFYFRRVERVFADVA; translated from the coding sequence TTGGATCGTCCCTCCACCAAGCAATTGAGCGATGAGCCCCGTGGGCACCACGAGCAGATGCCGGTTCAGACCGTCATCGAGGCTCGCAGCGGGTGGCGACTCATCGACTGGCGAGAGCTAGTTCGCTACAAGGATCTGCTCACCTTTTTAGTGCTGCGTGACGTTCGTGTCATCTATAAGCAGACTGTTTTGGGAATTGGCTGGGCGATCATTCGTCCGTTGTTCAGTATGATTGTCTTTTCGGTCGTCTTCGGCAAAATGGCCAAAGTGCCCAGCGACGGCATCCCCTATCCAATTTTTTCATATGCGGCGCTGGTGCCATGGACCTACTTCGCCACAGCGATGACCGCCTCGACGGAAAGCTTGGTCAAAGACCGTCGAATGATTACGAAAGTCTACTTTCCGCGGCTGGTTGTTCCCTTGGCGCCTGTATTGGCGAAGTTGATGGACTTTGCCATCGCCTTCTTGCTGCTAATCGCTCTGATGCTGGGGTACGGATACGCCCCCACTTGGAAGATACTGTTTCTGCCGATTCTCGTCGTCATGATGGTGGCCACAGCGACAGGAGCTGGCTTATGGCTTTCGGCGTTGGCGATTCAGTACCGTGACGTCAAGTATGTGGCGCAGTTTTTGGTTCAACTGTTGATGTATGCCGCACCGGTAGTTTGGCCTGCTTCGCTGGTGCCCGATCAGTACCGGCTTTTGTATGGGCTCTATCCCATGGCCGGGGTCATTGAGGGCATGCGAGCAAGCTTATTGGGGACGGGCGCCATGCCGTGGGAGTTGATTGGGATGGGGGCGATAAGTACCACCGTCATCGTTATTTCAGGGGCGTTCTATTTTCGGCGCGTGGAGCGTGTCTTTGCAGATGTTGCATAG
- a CDS encoding sulfotransferase domain-containing protein, whose product MLVEWFNRARAIVGNRKTYLPPDPRPNDIYLTSYPRSGNTWTRFLLANYLTGEACDFDAVYRCVPDLYVSPERCAELPSPRFLKSHEPYVPEYRRVIYIVRDGRDVAVSYYFYCRQRGTISQEMSFDDYLTLFNRGQVGPYGSWSTHLNSWLDNLEPSGRLLLIRYRDLKEDTAQQLRRILEFAGLDINVDRVERAVTDARFERMQRQERIMRQRNLQTSADGQSLKAVRKGQTDQWQEMFSDGQLRRFLDCHGDALARLG is encoded by the coding sequence GTGTTAGTCGAGTGGTTCAACCGGGCGCGGGCAATCGTGGGGAACAGGAAAACGTATCTGCCTCCCGATCCGAGGCCGAACGATATCTACCTGACCTCTTATCCTCGATCGGGAAACACATGGACCCGTTTTCTGTTGGCCAATTACCTGACGGGCGAGGCTTGTGACTTTGACGCCGTGTACCGCTGCGTGCCGGATCTATATGTCAGCCCGGAGCGCTGTGCCGAATTGCCGTCGCCGAGGTTTTTGAAGAGCCATGAGCCTTATGTGCCCGAGTATCGAAGGGTGATCTACATCGTACGCGATGGGCGAGATGTTGCCGTCTCCTACTACTTTTATTGCCGGCAGCGTGGGACCATTTCTCAAGAGATGTCTTTCGACGATTATCTAACGTTGTTTAACCGTGGTCAGGTTGGTCCCTACGGCTCCTGGAGTACCCATCTAAACTCGTGGTTGGACAACTTAGAACCATCGGGTCGCCTTCTGCTCATCCGCTATCGAGATTTGAAAGAAGATACGGCACAACAACTTCGCCGCATCCTCGAGTTCGCGGGGCTTGATATCAATGTCGACCGCGTCGAGCGTGCCGTGACCGATGCGCGCTTCGAGCGAATGCAGCGCCAAGAAAGGATCATGCGTCAACGCAATCTTCAAACGAGCGCCGACGGCCAGTCGCTCAAGGCGGTGCGCAAAGGTCAGACTGACCAGTGGCAGGAGATGTTCAGCGATGGGCAGCTTCGTCGGTTCCTAGATTGTCACGGCGATGCACTGGCGCGGCTGGGTTAG